The proteins below come from a single Gimesia alba genomic window:
- a CDS encoding excinuclease ABC subunit UvrC: MSETGPLPNDDSSTSEPTTPSNEETAQTPQEKVRTFPTTPGVYLMKDAQARVIYVGKAVNLKSRASSYFTQAAAVERRTAELVTEIADIDFLETETEVDALLLEARLIKDIRPRFNSELKDDKTFPYLEITTREDFPRVEFTRKPHSKGTKLYGPFTNAKQLRGTITVLQKIFRFRNCSLDIEEGDEKWRWFRPCLLHSINQCTAPCNLRISKEDYRKDINKLKLFLDGKKDRLLNEMKKEMQAASEAKLYEKAARLRDEIQLLDSLNLRGNLEDHAQPEVFYIDPKKGMQGLKKVFGLPELPRRIEGVDIAHLQGGETVASLVQFIDGLPFKHGYKRFKIRTVKGIDDFASIREVVSRRIRRLHQEGESFPDILLIDGGKGQLNAAMTAMRELGVEPPFTISLAKREEEVFVPGEPEPRRLSRHSYGLRLLQYVRDESHRFAQHYHHLLRKKSHFDE; the protein is encoded by the coding sequence GTGTCTGAAACGGGGCCTCTGCCCAACGATGATTCTTCCACGTCCGAACCGACGACTCCGTCGAACGAGGAAACTGCGCAGACACCCCAGGAAAAAGTCCGCACGTTTCCGACCACGCCGGGCGTCTATCTGATGAAAGACGCACAGGCCCGTGTGATCTACGTGGGTAAAGCCGTGAATCTGAAAAGCCGTGCGTCCAGCTATTTCACACAGGCGGCTGCCGTCGAACGCCGCACTGCCGAACTGGTCACGGAAATCGCCGACATTGATTTTCTGGAAACGGAAACCGAAGTCGACGCCCTGCTCCTCGAAGCCCGGCTGATTAAAGACATCCGCCCCCGCTTCAATTCAGAACTTAAAGACGACAAAACATTTCCCTATCTCGAAATCACGACCCGCGAAGATTTCCCCCGCGTGGAATTCACCCGCAAGCCGCACAGCAAGGGAACGAAACTCTACGGTCCCTTCACCAACGCGAAACAGCTCCGCGGCACGATCACCGTGCTGCAGAAAATTTTCCGCTTCCGCAATTGTTCGCTGGACATCGAAGAGGGGGACGAAAAGTGGCGCTGGTTCCGCCCCTGCCTCTTGCACAGCATCAATCAATGCACGGCTCCCTGTAATTTACGGATCAGCAAAGAAGACTATCGCAAGGACATCAACAAGCTGAAACTATTTCTGGACGGCAAGAAGGATCGGCTGCTCAACGAAATGAAAAAGGAGATGCAGGCGGCTTCGGAAGCCAAACTCTACGAGAAGGCGGCCCGACTGCGGGATGAGATCCAGTTGCTCGACAGTCTGAATCTCCGCGGCAATCTCGAAGACCATGCGCAGCCCGAAGTGTTTTATATCGATCCGAAAAAAGGGATGCAGGGGTTAAAGAAAGTCTTCGGGCTCCCCGAACTGCCGCGACGCATCGAAGGGGTCGACATTGCACACCTGCAGGGGGGTGAGACAGTCGCCAGCCTAGTGCAATTCATCGACGGCCTCCCCTTCAAGCATGGCTACAAGCGGTTCAAAATCCGCACGGTCAAAGGCATCGACGATTTCGCCTCAATCCGCGAAGTTGTCAGCCGCCGCATCCGGCGCCTGCATCAGGAAGGGGAAAGTTTCCCCGACATCCTGCTGATCGACGGCGGCAAAGGCCAGCTCAACGCCGCCATGACCGCCATGCGCGAACTGGGCGTCGAGCCCCCGTTTACAATCTCGCTGGCGAAACGGGAAGAAGAAGTCTTCGTCCCCGGCGAACCCGAACCCCGCCGCCTGAGCCGCCACTCCTACGGCTTAAGACTCCTGCAATACGTCCGCGACGAATCGCACCGGTTTGCCCAGCACTACCACCATCTGCTGCGAAAGAAATCGCACTTTGATGAGTGA
- a CDS encoding sll1863 family stress response protein: MRNLTPCFLSLSLLLVACENQNSPAPVSSEKKVTSEDVKKEIGEAVDTTKEFTKEKRDEYARQINQKLDDLNKKIAELEAKGDKLKEDAKTKWNERLKNLKQNRDQMSQQLEEFNKSSADAWDGLKRDLDIAWTNLKQAYDKTAEEVKE, encoded by the coding sequence ATGCGAAATTTGACTCCCTGTTTCTTGAGCCTGAGTTTGTTACTGGTCGCGTGTGAGAATCAAAATTCACCGGCACCGGTTTCAAGTGAAAAGAAGGTGACGAGTGAAGATGTGAAAAAAGAAATCGGCGAAGCCGTTGATACGACAAAAGAATTCACGAAAGAAAAACGGGATGAGTACGCCAGACAGATTAACCAGAAGCTGGATGATCTGAATAAAAAAATCGCCGAACTGGAGGCCAAAGGTGACAAGCTGAAAGAGGATGCCAAAACAAAATGGAATGAGCGGCTGAAGAATCTCAAGCAGAATCGAGACCAGATGAGTCAGCAACTGGAAGAATTCAACAAGTCATCAGCAGACGCCTGGGACGGCCTGAAGCGAGATCTGGACATCGCCTGGACTAACTTAAAACAAGCCTACGATAAGACGGCGGAAGAAGTGAAAGAATAA
- a CDS encoding potassium channel family protein has product MTDSESLVSSDAIQRNSQMHSRPFRKIITGIALFFFICLVAVIGYVSAGWKLEDSIYMVIITIFGVGYGEVQPIESSGLRALTIMVIIAGYGAVIYTIGGFMQMVIDGELNRALGARRMTKEIERLQGHTIICGVGRMGSILAKNLFAAKKPFVVIDCDERRLKAAEDQGYWVINGDASEEYILEQAGIRRAAVLATVLSADATNVFVTITAREMNPDVMIIARGENPKTEKKLIGCGANRVVLPTAIGASKVAQLIMRPTTENMLEQLTSEGAIKDELGHFGLQFEELQVTKDSTFANKTLDKIEVRSDRGFLVVAIRRADGEVEQDLSPDTKLLEGDAVIVLVHNNDIPHLSEKFAAKGIKITYRGVTAEI; this is encoded by the coding sequence ATGACCGATTCTGAATCCTTAGTCTCTTCCGATGCGATTCAGCGAAACAGTCAGATGCATTCCAGACCATTCCGTAAGATCATCACCGGGATTGCGCTGTTCTTTTTCATTTGTCTGGTCGCGGTGATCGGCTACGTCTCTGCCGGCTGGAAACTGGAAGATTCGATCTACATGGTGATCATCACCATCTTTGGCGTCGGTTACGGTGAAGTGCAGCCCATCGAATCGTCTGGACTGCGGGCACTCACGATCATGGTCATCATCGCCGGCTATGGCGCCGTGATTTATACGATCGGCGGATTCATGCAGATGGTGATCGACGGAGAACTCAACCGGGCACTGGGAGCGAGAAGAATGACAAAAGAAATCGAACGTCTGCAAGGCCACACGATCATCTGCGGCGTCGGCCGCATGGGTTCGATCCTGGCCAAAAACCTGTTCGCCGCAAAGAAACCGTTTGTAGTCATTGACTGCGACGAACGCCGCCTGAAGGCAGCCGAGGATCAAGGTTACTGGGTGATTAACGGCGATGCCTCCGAAGAATACATCCTGGAACAGGCGGGCATCCGCCGGGCTGCGGTGCTGGCGACCGTGCTCTCGGCTGATGCCACGAACGTGTTCGTGACGATCACCGCCCGTGAAATGAACCCGGATGTGATGATCATTGCCCGTGGCGAAAATCCCAAGACCGAGAAAAAGCTGATCGGCTGCGGTGCAAATCGCGTTGTGCTGCCAACCGCCATCGGTGCCTCTAAAGTCGCCCAACTCATCATGCGGCCCACAACGGAAAACATGCTGGAACAGCTCACCAGCGAGGGCGCGATCAAAGACGAACTGGGCCACTTCGGTCTGCAGTTCGAAGAATTACAGGTGACGAAGGACTCCACATTCGCGAACAAAACGCTGGATAAGATCGAAGTCCGCAGCGATCGCGGCTTTCTGGTCGTCGCCATCCGCCGGGCCGACGGCGAAGTCGAACAGGATCTCTCCCCCGATACGAAATTGCTGGAAGGCGACGCGGTGATTGTACTCGTACACAACAACGACATCCCGCACCTGTCTGAAAAATTCGCCGCGAAGGGAATCAAGATTACGTACCGTGGTGTGACCGCGGAGATTTAG
- a CDS encoding sulfatase has translation MQRLAGKVFWFVLILLAVPKVVTAAPLNVVYIIVDDLGAHDLACYGNSLHQTPHIDRLANQSMKFTQAYAASPVCSPTRASLMTGKNPARLKMTVWHEQAKSQRKTKRPLIEGKSLPNLSHDETTIAERLHRAGYRTLHVGKWHLGEAGFYPESHGFDVNIGGTLWGAPQTFFYPFSGSKHYGNEFRYVPGLLERSEKDDYLTDRLTDEAIRLLKSSTEKPFFLNMAFHTVHTPIEGKPAVVQAYEKKIQPDSPWQNAEYAAMVASLDENVGRILRTLDELKLANKTAVILMSDNGGFINKYNGKTVTSNHPLRSGKGSLYEGGIRIPLLIKWPGVTTAGTVSAEPVVTSDLYPTLIDLLQLEADQGQNQRDGVSLKPLLTGSQKKLARDRLHFHYPHYYPTTTPASAIRAGNWKLIHYYEDGRNELYDLSQDPAETTDVSKQNPAQAQQLWDDLHGWLKSVDASFPQENPDRRK, from the coding sequence ATGCAGCGCTTGGCCGGGAAAGTGTTCTGGTTTGTTCTGATTCTACTGGCCGTGCCAAAGGTTGTGACCGCGGCGCCGCTGAATGTCGTGTATATCATCGTCGATGATCTCGGAGCACATGATCTGGCCTGTTATGGCAATTCGCTGCATCAGACGCCACACATCGATCGGCTGGCGAATCAGAGTATGAAGTTCACCCAGGCCTACGCGGCTTCGCCGGTCTGCAGTCCGACGCGGGCGTCGCTGATGACCGGCAAGAACCCGGCCCGGCTCAAGATGACGGTCTGGCACGAACAGGCCAAGTCACAGCGCAAAACAAAGCGGCCGCTGATCGAGGGCAAATCGCTGCCGAACCTTTCGCACGACGAGACCACCATCGCCGAACGCCTGCACCGGGCGGGTTACCGGACGCTGCATGTCGGCAAATGGCATCTGGGGGAAGCGGGCTTTTACCCCGAGAGTCACGGCTTCGACGTCAACATCGGCGGCACACTCTGGGGCGCACCGCAGACCTTCTTTTATCCCTTCTCCGGATCGAAGCATTACGGAAACGAATTTCGCTATGTGCCAGGTCTGCTGGAGCGGAGTGAGAAGGACGACTACCTGACCGATCGGCTGACCGACGAAGCGATCCGCTTGTTGAAGTCTTCCACAGAGAAACCCTTTTTTCTGAACATGGCGTTTCATACCGTGCATACCCCCATCGAAGGCAAGCCGGCGGTGGTGCAGGCGTACGAGAAAAAAATTCAGCCGGACTCCCCCTGGCAGAACGCCGAGTACGCGGCGATGGTGGCCAGCCTGGATGAAAACGTGGGACGGATCTTACGCACGCTGGACGAACTGAAACTCGCCAACAAAACCGCCGTGATCCTGATGTCGGATAACGGGGGCTTCATCAACAAGTACAACGGAAAAACCGTCACCAGCAATCATCCGCTCCGTTCGGGGAAAGGGTCACTCTACGAAGGGGGCATCCGCATTCCTCTGTTGATCAAGTGGCCGGGCGTGACGACAGCGGGAACCGTCTCCGCCGAGCCGGTAGTGACGTCCGACCTGTATCCGACGCTGATCGACCTCCTGCAACTGGAAGCAGATCAGGGACAGAACCAGCGGGACGGCGTCTCATTGAAGCCACTGCTGACCGGTTCCCAAAAGAAATTAGCGCGCGACCGGCTGCATTTTCATTACCCGCATTATTATCCAACGACAACACCTGCCAGCGCGATTCGAGCTGGCAACTGGAAGCTGATTCATTACTACGAAGACGGCCGGAATGAATTGTATGATCTCAGCCAGGATCCCGCCGAAACGACCGATGTCTCAAAACAGAACCCCGCGCAGGCACAACAGTTGTGGGACGACCTACACGGCTGGTTAAAATCGGTGGATGCAAGTTTTCCACAGGAGAATCCGGATCGACGGAAGTGA
- a CDS encoding endonuclease/exonuclease/phosphatase family protein, with product MNQDDHIPSAGRLTNFIAYLIAGLSLVLLIGLSLSYAFQFDACVAITVYPVWVWFTGGLFLSLILFKTKSRWVALTTIGLWFVFLVGFADTPLSLWRGLWGSSNSEWVAAREQERALRVITINCSGSQQSILALKQKNPDLILIQESPTIENLKTIANELFGGETNLLAGVDASILCRGEIEPIATTMNWSVGKLTLPTGRQLVVVSLRLSPPPFRLDLWNPACWRDFRDHRIKQRAELATLSQALTEIPANLPLIVGGDFNANPQDPIFRELPASLQDAFSTAGAGWGNTITNELPFLRIDQIWSDDAFQPMHVISEPAINTDHRTVIADLILK from the coding sequence ATGAATCAAGATGATCACATACCTTCGGCAGGTCGACTCACAAATTTCATCGCATACCTCATCGCTGGCTTATCCCTGGTATTACTCATCGGATTGAGCCTCAGTTATGCATTTCAGTTTGATGCGTGTGTGGCGATTACCGTGTATCCTGTCTGGGTCTGGTTTACCGGTGGTTTGTTTCTGTCGCTGATTCTGTTCAAAACGAAAAGCCGATGGGTGGCTCTGACGACAATCGGTCTCTGGTTTGTGTTCCTGGTCGGTTTTGCAGATACGCCGTTGAGTTTGTGGCGCGGGCTGTGGGGCTCATCAAACTCCGAGTGGGTTGCGGCCCGAGAACAAGAGCGCGCCCTGCGTGTGATTACGATCAACTGCAGCGGCAGTCAGCAATCGATCCTTGCACTGAAACAAAAGAACCCGGATCTGATTCTGATTCAGGAGTCTCCCACAATCGAGAATTTGAAAACCATCGCTAACGAGTTGTTCGGTGGAGAAACGAATCTGCTGGCTGGCGTGGATGCCTCCATCCTCTGCCGGGGTGAAATCGAACCGATCGCAACCACGATGAACTGGTCGGTCGGAAAGCTGACACTTCCCACAGGCCGCCAACTTGTGGTTGTTTCACTGCGTCTCTCGCCGCCCCCGTTTCGTTTGGATTTGTGGAACCCCGCGTGCTGGCGCGATTTTCGTGACCATCGCATCAAGCAACGTGCCGAGCTTGCCACTCTCTCGCAAGCTTTAACAGAGATTCCTGCCAATCTGCCGCTGATCGTGGGTGGTGACTTCAACGCCAACCCGCAGGATCCGATCTTCCGGGAACTGCCGGCGTCGTTACAGGATGCTTTTTCAACCGCCGGTGCGGGCTGGGGGAATACAATTACGAACGAGCTGCCTTTTTTACGCATAGATCAGATCTGGAGCGATGATGCGTTTCAACCAATGCATGTCATTTCCGAACCCGCCATCAATACCGACCATCGCACGGTGATCGCAGATCTAATTCTGAAATGA
- a CDS encoding glutamine synthetase III family protein yields the protein MNFKDEPTAQLFNANVFSKATMKKRLPKEVYKKLVQTIEAGEKLDCSTADVVASAIKDWAIEKGATHYAHVFYPLTGSTAEKHDSFLSPDGDGSAIAEFSGAQLIQGEPDGSSFPTGGIRVTFEARGYTIWDVTSPAYILENTNGTTLCIPTAFVSWTGEALDKKTPVLRSMQALNAQAQRILKLFGHNDGSLVSSTAGPEQEYFLIDKNFYYARPDLLNAGRTLFGAKPPKGQEFDDHYFGAIPDRVLSFMFEAERELFKLGIPVKTRHNEVAPGQFEIAPLFESANIATDHQQLLMTTLRRTAEKYGMVCLTHEKPFAGVNGSGKHVNWSMGSSSQGNLLDPGDTPHENAQFLLFCAAVIRAVHKFQGLLRSVVASASNDHRLGANEAPPAIISVFLGDQLTDVFEQIKSGGANSSIPKGTLTVGVDVLPPLPKDAGDRNRTSPFAFTGNRFEFRAVGSNQSIAGPLVAMNTIVADSLDFCATKLEEATGGDPAKLHGELQKLLTEIMNEHGAVIFNGDGYSDEWHAEAEKRGLLNLKTTADALPILQTEEVKELFTKYSVLSERELESRLETYLEQYVMSIKVEYNLTLKMAKTMIFPAVIRYQGELVSNCASLKMLDYDFDTKTLDKVTLLVKSLQDSIAELEEAGAENGSEDLLAEANYYCHTILPLMNKVRGFADELEGIVADDLWPLPTYQEMLFIK from the coding sequence ATGAATTTCAAAGACGAACCGACGGCTCAGTTGTTCAACGCGAACGTCTTCTCTAAAGCAACGATGAAAAAACGTCTGCCTAAAGAAGTCTACAAGAAACTGGTACAAACCATCGAAGCGGGTGAAAAGCTCGACTGCTCGACGGCAGACGTTGTCGCCTCCGCCATCAAAGACTGGGCCATCGAAAAAGGGGCCACTCACTACGCCCACGTTTTCTATCCCCTGACCGGATCCACCGCCGAAAAGCACGACAGCTTCCTCTCTCCCGATGGAGACGGCAGCGCGATCGCGGAATTCAGTGGTGCCCAGCTGATCCAGGGCGAGCCCGATGGTTCAAGCTTCCCAACCGGTGGTATCCGCGTAACCTTCGAAGCCCGCGGTTACACCATCTGGGACGTCACCAGCCCCGCATACATTCTGGAAAACACCAACGGAACCACACTCTGCATTCCGACCGCTTTCGTTTCCTGGACCGGAGAAGCTCTGGACAAGAAAACTCCCGTTTTGCGTTCGATGCAGGCCTTGAATGCACAGGCTCAGCGAATTCTGAAACTGTTCGGTCACAACGACGGCAGCCTGGTTTCTTCTACCGCTGGTCCCGAACAGGAATACTTCCTGATCGATAAGAACTTCTATTACGCCCGCCCCGACCTGCTCAATGCCGGTCGTACCCTGTTTGGTGCCAAACCACCAAAAGGGCAGGAATTCGACGATCACTATTTCGGTGCGATCCCCGACCGCGTACTCTCCTTCATGTTTGAAGCCGAGCGTGAACTGTTCAAACTGGGTATCCCCGTGAAAACCCGTCACAACGAAGTGGCTCCCGGACAGTTCGAAATCGCCCCGCTGTTTGAATCTGCCAACATCGCCACCGACCACCAGCAACTGCTGATGACCACACTGCGACGGACGGCTGAAAAATACGGCATGGTCTGCTTGACTCACGAAAAGCCATTCGCCGGCGTGAATGGATCAGGTAAACACGTTAACTGGTCCATGGGAAGTTCCTCACAGGGTAACCTGCTGGATCCCGGTGACACACCTCACGAAAATGCTCAGTTCCTGTTGTTCTGTGCCGCCGTCATCCGTGCGGTTCACAAGTTCCAGGGTCTGTTGCGATCTGTAGTTGCTTCCGCCAGTAACGATCATCGCCTCGGTGCCAACGAAGCACCACCGGCGATCATCTCGGTTTTCCTGGGCGATCAGCTGACAGACGTCTTCGAACAGATTAAATCGGGTGGTGCCAACTCTTCCATTCCTAAGGGAACACTGACTGTTGGTGTCGACGTTCTGCCTCCGCTGCCGAAAGATGCGGGCGACCGAAACCGAACCAGCCCGTTCGCTTTCACCGGTAACCGGTTTGAATTCCGTGCCGTCGGTTCTAACCAGTCAATCGCCGGTCCCTTGGTCGCGATGAACACCATCGTTGCTGACTCACTGGATTTCTGTGCGACCAAGCTGGAAGAAGCGACTGGCGGAGATCCAGCCAAACTGCACGGCGAATTACAGAAACTGCTGACTGAAATTATGAACGAGCACGGAGCCGTCATCTTCAATGGCGATGGTTACAGTGATGAATGGCACGCTGAAGCGGAAAAACGGGGTCTGCTGAACCTCAAAACCACCGCCGATGCTCTGCCCATTCTGCAGACCGAAGAAGTGAAAGAACTGTTTACCAAGTACAGCGTCCTTTCAGAACGCGAACTGGAAAGCCGTCTGGAAACTTACCTCGAACAGTACGTCATGTCGATCAAGGTTGAGTACAACCTGACGCTGAAGATGGCCAAGACAATGATCTTCCCGGCTGTCATCCGCTACCAGGGCGAATTGGTTTCGAACTGTGCCAGCCTGAAAATGCTGGACTACGATTTCGACACCAAGACCTTGGACAAGGTCACGTTACTGGTCAAATCATTGCAGGACAGCATTGCGGAACTGGAAGAAGCGGGTGCCGAGAACGGATCGGAAGATCTGCTCGCCGAAGCCAACTACTACTGCCATACGATTCTGCCGCTGATGAACAAAGTTCGTGGCTTCGCAGATGAACTGGAAGGTATTGTTGCCGACGATCTCTGGCCACTGCCAACCTACCAGGAAATGCTGTTCATCAAGTAA